A portion of the Misgurnus anguillicaudatus chromosome 16, ASM2758022v2, whole genome shotgun sequence genome contains these proteins:
- the LOC129422121 gene encoding transmembrane emp24 domain-containing protein 9 has translation MVAIRMQFTLYLVLLLNVYNSFVSALYFHIGETEKKCFIEEIPDETMIIGNYRTQLYDKQKDEYLPATQGLGMFVEVKDPDEKVILSRQYGSEGRFTFTSHTPGEHQICLHSNSSKFALFAGGMLRVHLDIQVGEHTNNYAEIAAKDKLTELQLRVRQLMEQVDQIQKEQNYQRYREERFRQTSESTNQRVLWWSIVQTLILVAIGFWQMRHLKSFFEAKKLV, from the exons ATGGTGGCTATCAGGATGCAGTTTACACTTTATTTGGTGTTGCTTTTAAACGTTTACAACAGCTTTGTGTCTGCATTGTACTTTCATATCGGCGAGACGGAGAAGAAATGTTTCATAGAAGAAATACCGGACGAAACCATGATTATAG GAAACTACCGTACACAGCTATACGACAAGCAGAAAGATGAGTATTTGCCTGCAACTCAGGGACTGGGGATGTTCGTGGAAGTGAAAGATCCTGATGAGAAG GTGATCCTGTCCCGCCAGTATGGATCAGAGGGCAGGTTCACATTCACCTCCCACACACCTGGAGAGCATCAGATCTGCTTGCATTCAAATTCCTCCAAATTTGCTCTGTTTGCCGGTGGAATGCTT CGTGTTCACCTGGATATCCAAGTTGGTGAGCATACAAACAACTATGCAGAAATTGCTGCCAAAGACAAGCTCACGGAGTTGCAGCTACGAGTTCGCCAGCTGATGGAGCAGGTGGATCAGATTCAAAAAGAGCAGAACTATCAAAGG TATCGTGAGGAACGCTTCAGACAGACCAGTGAGAGCACCAATCAGAGGGTTCTGTGGTGGTCCATTGTCCAGACACTCATCCTGGTCGCTATTGGATTTTGGCAAATGAGACATCTCAAGAGCTTCTTTGAGGCCAAGAAATTAGTATAG
- the b4galt7 gene encoding beta-1,4-galactosyltransferase 7 isoform X2 → MMYSSRRKPVLYFKDDRSFLSRKCTVWRLFGLCMVFVLGSLLWVQLTCSGDMSQTAGYSHLPHQPCPVERQASSVDDPSWGPHKMALIIPFRERFEELLIFVPYMHAFLNKKKIRHRIFIINQVDHFRFNRASLINVGYMESGNDTDYIAMHDVDLLPQNEDLDYGFPEEGPFHVASPELHPLYHYKTYVGGILLLTKRHYQMCNGMSNRFWGWGREDDEFFRRLKTAELQLFRPKGITTGTKTFKHIHDPGWRKRDQKRIAAQKQEQFKIDPEGGLTNLHYKVESRQELTISGAPCTVISTSLQCDLNETPWCQFS, encoded by the exons ATGATGTACTCTTCACGCAGAAAACCAGTGCTGTATTTTAAAGATGACAGAAG TTTTCTATCGAGGAAATGCACCGTCTGGAGGCTCTTCGGGCTCTGCATGGTGTTTGTTTTAGGGTCTCTTCTATGGGTGCAGTTGACTTGTTCAGGAGACATGAGTCAAACTGCTGGGTACAGCCATCTCCCTCACCAGCCCTGTCCTGTAGAGAGACAAGCCTCCTCTGTTGATGACCCCTCCTGGGGCCCTCACAAAATGGCCCTCATCATTCCATTTAGAGAACGCTTTGAAGAGCTGCTGATATTTGTGCCATACATGCATGCTTTTCtcaataaaaagaaaataaggcacagaatatttattataaaccaAGTGGATCACTTCCG atttaatCGAGCTTCACTTATCAACGTTGGCTACATGGAGAGTGGCAATGACACAGACTACATTGCAATGCATGATGTGGACTTATTGCCTCAAAATGAGGATCTAGATTATGGTTTTCCAGAGGAAGGACCTTTTCATGTGGCCTCCCCAGAGCTTCATCCTTTATATCATTACAAGACTTACGTGGGTGGGATCCTGTTGCTCACCAAGAGACATTATCAGATG TGCAATGGAATGTCAAATCGCTTCTGGGGATGGGGAAGAGAAGATGATGAATTCTTCAGAAGACTAAAAACGGCTGAACTTCAG CTTTTTAGGCCAAAGGGAATAACTACAGGaactaaaacattcaaacaCATCCATGATCCGGGCTGGAGGAAGAGAGATCAGAAGAGAATTGCTGCACAAAAACAG GAACAGTTCAAGATCGACCCAGAGGGTGGCCTAACTAACCTCCACTACAAGGTGGAGTCCAGACAGGAATTGACCATCAGTGGAGCTCCATGTACTGTCATCAGCACCTCACTCCAGTGTGATCTTAATGAGACTCCATGGTGCCAGTTCAGCTAA
- the pld7 gene encoding 5'-3' exonuclease PLD3 isoform X1, producing MDPEDVHFRSADHLTGEEEKQKTTSERKEDGEESRKAGRPPMSRIPTFQSSLPRKRVPVQNAESSPKTDESSQPGQKERAGSIEAGRVKMSASGGRETALPIPSARLQTSNADAFSQGDISDHPPSHLALKSDQSLDQTPEITMDSDQFKSPLVRPPLRNVQGNLVTSDVVTDLVSEFETATGETLIEDEHMSFIDDMSSCSSVDDQDTSDQLLGEDFESGSVKETVYQSDGIEEKMNDVKQRSVPDKVDACMVGAEDKQAKIEKPSVSTNSEKCLKETPKTTKAADTTHAKHSKTKMYTPSKQTKGGGFAVFFLLPSILLLLGGFGLHIWHYGIPKSMSHLMSQMELHWLEPFWMPQETCTSDCRLSLVESVPEGVSFPSESAHLSSISDAWSNLLNTANNSVHIAAFYFTLRDSDLGLTEPSSVLGQKVLDQLKQLEPKGIKLKIAVNAPQPYIADTEELAATGAEVRGVDLQSVTGGILHTKLWVVDKKHMYLGSANMDWRSLTQVKEVGVSVQDCSCLAQDASRIFDLYWDVGAQKNESLPPFWPGRFSALSSSKYPLAVKFNGVPARVYLSSSPPALSSYGRSDDLSSILSVIADAKKFIYVSVMDYLPLSQFTEPIRFWPAIDSALREAACARGVEVKLLVSCWSHSPGAMFIFLQSLSVLNKPPLSCNIYTKVFEVPSTREQQRIPFARVNHAKYMVTDRVVYIGTSNWSENYFTQTAGVGLVVNQTGSAVEKGQQTVQNQLQNIFQRDWHSQYAQTLSDVHADHCSGIKLT from the exons ATGGACCCTGAAGATGTACATTTTAGATCAGCAGATCATTTGACGGGTGAGGAAGAGAAACAGAAGACGACATCTGAGAGGAAAGAGGATGGAGAGGAATCACGCAAAGCAGGAAGACCACCAATGTCCCGAATTCCTACCTTTCAAAGCTCCTTGCCCCGCAAGCGAGTTCCCGTCCAGAATGCAGAGTCATCACCAAAGACCGATGAATCCAGCCAGCCGGGCCAAAAAGAGAGAGCAGGCTCTATCGAGGCTGGACGAGTGAAAATGTCAGCGTCTGGTGGGAGAGAAACAGCATTGCCCATCCCATCAGCTCGGTTGCAGACAAGCAATGCGGATGCTTTCTCTCAAGGTGATATTTCAGATCACCCCCCCAGTCATTTAGCTTTAAAAAGTGATCAATCCCTTGATCAAACACCTGAGATTACAATGGACTCTGATCAGTTTAAATCACCACTGGTGCGGCCCCCACTCAGGAATGTTCAGGGGAACCTGGTAACCTCTGATGTCGTCACAGATCTTGTTTCTGAATTTGAGACCGCAACTGGAGAGACCCTCATTGAAGATGAACATATGTCATTCATAGATGATATGAGCTCATGCTCCTCTGTTGATGATCAAGACACTTCTGATCAACTTTTGGGAGAGGACTTTGAAAGTGGAAGTGTGAAAGAGACAGTTTACCAATCAGACGGGATAGAAGAAAAGATGAATGATGTGAAACAGCGCTCTGTTCCTGATAAGGTTGATGCATGCATGGTTGGTGCTGAGGATAAACAGGCTAAGATAGAGAAACCGTCTGTTAGTACAAACTCAGAAAAATGCTTGAAAGAAACACCAAAGACAACCAAAGCTGCAGATACTACTCATGCAAAACACAGCAAGACCAAAATGTACACACCCTCAAAG CAGACGAAAGGTGGGGgctttgctgttttttttcttctgcCCTCCATTCTTCTCCTTTTGGGCGGATTCGGGCTGCACATCTGGCATTATGGAATCCCTAAGTCAATGTCACATCTTATGTCACAAATGGAGCTGCACTGGCTGGAGCCTTTTTGGATGCCTCAAGAGACATGCACCTCTGATTGTAG GCTTTCTCTTGTTGAGAGTGTCCCCGAGGGCGTGTCGTTCCCTTCTGAGTCGGCGCACCTGTCAAGCATCTCAGATGCTTGGTCTAACTTACTAAACACTGCAAACAACTCTGTCCACATCGCTGCTTTCTATTTCACCCTCCGAGACTCAGACCTAGGTCTTACAGAGCCTTCATCTGTGCTG GGCCAAAAAGTGCTTGACCAACTGAAGCAGCTGGAACCAAAGGGAATAAAGTTGAAGATTGCTGTAAACGCTCCTCAGCCATATATTGCAGACACCGAGGAACTGGCAGCAACAG GGGCTGAAGTCAGGGGTGTTGACCTACAGAGTGTCACTGGGGGCATTTTGCACACCAAACTATGGGTTGTGGATAAGAAACACATGTATTTAGGGAGTGCTAACATGGACTGGCGATCCCTTACCCAG GTCAAAGAGGTTGGAGTATCTGTGCAAGACTGTAGCTGTTTGGCTCAAGACGCCTCACGGATATTTGACCTTTACTGGGATGTTGGAGCTCAGAAGAATGAATCTCTACCTCCTTTCTGGCCGGGCCGGTTTTCTGCCCTCTCCAGTTCTAAGTACCCATTAGCTGTTAAATTCAACGGTGTCCCTGCACGTGTTTATTTGTCT AGTTCCCCTCCTGCTTTATCATCTTATGGGCGTTCTGATGATCTCTCAAGTATCCTGTCGGTAATAGCTGATGCTAAAAAGTTCATCTATGTGTCTGTGATGGATTATCTTCCCCTGTCCCAGTTCACAGAGCCCATTCG GTTTTGGCCTGCCATTGATTCAGCACTTCGTGAGGCTGCTTGTGCTCGAGGTGTTGAAGTAAAGCTGCTGGTCAGTTGTTGGAGTCATTCTCCTGGTGCCATGTTCATCTTCCTCCAGTCTTTATCAGTCCTCAACAAGCCCCCGCTAAGCTGCAACATTTATACC AAAGTTTTTGAGGTGCCTTCAACGCGAGAGCAGCAGAGGATTCCATTTGCTCGTGTCAACCACGCCAAATACATGGTGACTGATAGAGTTGTTTACATTG GAACCTCCAACTGGTCCGAGAATTATTTCACCCAGACGGCAGGGGTTGGGCTTGTTGTGAATCAGACAGGCTCTGCAGTAGAGAAGGGCCAACAAACCGTTCAGAACCAATTACAGAATATTTTCCAGAGAGACTGGCATTCACAGTACGCCCAAACCCTCAGCGATGTTCATGCAGATCATTGTAGTGGAATAAAGCTTACATAA
- the LOC129422120 gene encoding transmembrane emp24 domain-containing protein 9, whose protein sequence is MVAIRIQFLFYLVLLLNVYNSFVSALYFHIGETEKKCLIEEIPDETMIIGNYRTQVYDKQKDEYLPATRGLGMFVEVKDPDEKVVLSRQYGSEGRFTITSHTHGEHQICLHSNSSKFALFAGGMLRVHLDIQVGEHTNNYTEIAAKDKLTEMQLRVRQLMEQVDQIRKEQNYKRYCEEHFRQTNESTNQRILWWSIFQALILVAFGFLQMRHLNDWKKCNDIGDVHLPTEYYFGASAATGELPDNADDPTGNFRSTPLTGWKVFPVFELCQSLWRGSLTKPPHHYRVAVISQGKI, encoded by the exons ATGGTGGCAATCAggattcagtttttattttatttggtgTTGCTATTAAACGTTTACAACAGTTTTGTTTCTGCGTTGTACTTTCATATCGGGGAGACGGAGAAGAAATGTTTAATAGAAGAAATACCGGACGAAACCATGATTATAGG AAACTACCGAACACAGGTATATGACAAGCAGAAAGATGAGTATTTGCCTGCAACTCGGGGACTGGGGATGTTCGTGGAAGTGAAAGATCCCGATGAGAAG GTGGTCCTGTCCCGCCAGTATGGATCTGAGGGCAGGTTCACAATCACCTCCCACACACATGGAGAGCATCAAATCTGCTTGCATTCAAATTCCTCCAAATTTGCTCTGTTTGCCGGTGGAATGCTT CGTGTTCACCTGGATATCCAAGTTGGTGAGCATACAAACAACTATACAGAAATTGCTGCCAAAGACAAGCTCACGGAGATGCAGCTACGAGTGCGCCAGCTAATGGAGCAGGTGGATCAGATTCGGAAAGAGCAGAACTATAAAAGG TATTGTGAGGAACACTTCAGACAGACCAATGAGAGCACCAATCAGAGGATTTTGTGGTGGTCCATTTTCCAGGCACTCATCCTGGTGGCTTTTGGATTTTTGCAAATGAGACATCTCAATGATTGGAAAAAGTGTAATGATATCGGAGATGTCCACCTCCCTACAGAATACTATTTTGGGGCCTCTGCAGCTACAGGAGAACTGCCTG ACAACGCTGATGATCCAACGGGTAATTTCCGAAGCACACCTCTCACTGGCTGGAAGGTCTTCCcagtgttcgaattatgtcaaagCTTATGGCGGGGTTCCCTAACCAAGCCCCCCCATCATTATAGGGTTGCTGTGATTTCACAAGGTAAGatttga
- the lman2 gene encoding vesicular integral-membrane protein VIP36 isoform X1, with product MPVCHRILLLLCLLNFSSVYSDITDGNAEHLKREHSLIKPYQGVGTSPSSQWDFWGSTLVTSQYVRLTPDERSKQGSIWNTVPCYLKDWEMHVQFKIHGSGKKNLHGDGFAIWYTKERLHPGPVFGNQDHFVGLAIFVDTFRNDLQGMDRSFPYISAMVSNGSLPYDHGRDGRSTELGGCSAEVRNKDHDTYLAIRYSKGRLTIMVDVDDRNDWKECIDIGGVRLPTGYYFGASAATGDLSDNHDIISMKMYQLMVEHTPEEDNQDWTKIEPSVSLLKSPKDNVDDPTGNFRSTPLTGWKVFLLLLCALLGIVVCAVVGAVVFQKRQERNKRFY from the exons ATGCCCGTGTGTCACAGGATACTCTTACTTTTATGCTTACTTAATTTCTCGTCCGTATATTCAGATATAACAGACGGGAATGCGGAGCACTTAAAGCGAGAGCACTCGCTCATTAAACCATATCAGG GTGTTGGAACAAGTCCCTCAAGTCAGTGGGATTTTTGGGGGAGTACATTAGTTACCAGCCAGTATGTGCGGCTGACTCCGGATGAGCGGAGTAAACAAGGATCCATCTGGAATACAGTG CCATGCTATTTAAAGGATTGGGAAATGCATGTGCAATTTAAAATTCATGGATCAGgaaagaaaaatcttcatgGGGATGGCTTTGCTATATGGTATACAAAAGAGAGACTACATCCTG GGCCAGTCTTTGGAAATCAAGACCATTTTGTAGGCCTGGCTATTTTTGTGGATACCTTCCGTAATGATCTCCAAGGGATGGAT CGCtctttcccctatatttctgcAATGGTCAGTAATGGTTCCCTGCCGTATGACCATGGGAGAGATGGACGATCCACTGAATTGGGGGGTTGCTCGGCTGAAGTCAGAAATAAAGACCATGACACCTACCTGGCTATTCGATACTCAAAAGGCAGACTCACG ATTATGGTAGATGTGGATGACAGGAATGATTGGAAAGAGTGTATTGATATCGGAGGTGTCCGCCTCCCTACAGGCTACTATTTTGGGGCCTCTGCAGCTACAGGAGATCTGTCTG ACAACCATGACATCATCTCTATGAAAATGTACCAGCTGATGGTAGAACATACTCCTGAAGAGGACAACCAGGACTGGACAAAGATTGAACCTAGTGTCAGTCTCCTCAAGTCCCCTAAAG ACAACGTTGATGATCCAACGGGTAATTTCCGAAGCACACCTCTCACTGGCTGGAAGGTCTTCCTACTTCTGTTATGTGCTTTGCTTGGAATTGTGGTTTGTGCAGTTGTGGGTGCAGTGGTCTTTCAGAAACGACAGGAGAGAAACAAGAGGTTCTACTAA
- the b4galt7 gene encoding beta-1,4-galactosyltransferase 7 isoform X1, whose amino-acid sequence MMYSSRRKPVLYFKDDRRSESPRVHHHGDVHFLSRKCTVWRLFGLCMVFVLGSLLWVQLTCSGDMSQTAGYSHLPHQPCPVERQASSVDDPSWGPHKMALIIPFRERFEELLIFVPYMHAFLNKKKIRHRIFIINQVDHFRFNRASLINVGYMESGNDTDYIAMHDVDLLPQNEDLDYGFPEEGPFHVASPELHPLYHYKTYVGGILLLTKRHYQMCNGMSNRFWGWGREDDEFFRRLKTAELQLFRPKGITTGTKTFKHIHDPGWRKRDQKRIAAQKQEQFKIDPEGGLTNLHYKVESRQELTISGAPCTVISTSLQCDLNETPWCQFS is encoded by the exons ATGATGTACTCTTCACGCAGAAAACCAGTGCTGTATTTTAAAGATGACAGAAG AAGTGAAAGTCCAAGGGTGCATCATCATGGAGATGTTCA TTTTCTATCGAGGAAATGCACCGTCTGGAGGCTCTTCGGGCTCTGCATGGTGTTTGTTTTAGGGTCTCTTCTATGGGTGCAGTTGACTTGTTCAGGAGACATGAGTCAAACTGCTGGGTACAGCCATCTCCCTCACCAGCCCTGTCCTGTAGAGAGACAAGCCTCCTCTGTTGATGACCCCTCCTGGGGCCCTCACAAAATGGCCCTCATCATTCCATTTAGAGAACGCTTTGAAGAGCTGCTGATATTTGTGCCATACATGCATGCTTTTCtcaataaaaagaaaataaggcacagaatatttattataaaccaAGTGGATCACTTCCG atttaatCGAGCTTCACTTATCAACGTTGGCTACATGGAGAGTGGCAATGACACAGACTACATTGCAATGCATGATGTGGACTTATTGCCTCAAAATGAGGATCTAGATTATGGTTTTCCAGAGGAAGGACCTTTTCATGTGGCCTCCCCAGAGCTTCATCCTTTATATCATTACAAGACTTACGTGGGTGGGATCCTGTTGCTCACCAAGAGACATTATCAGATG TGCAATGGAATGTCAAATCGCTTCTGGGGATGGGGAAGAGAAGATGATGAATTCTTCAGAAGACTAAAAACGGCTGAACTTCAG CTTTTTAGGCCAAAGGGAATAACTACAGGaactaaaacattcaaacaCATCCATGATCCGGGCTGGAGGAAGAGAGATCAGAAGAGAATTGCTGCACAAAAACAG GAACAGTTCAAGATCGACCCAGAGGGTGGCCTAACTAACCTCCACTACAAGGTGGAGTCCAGACAGGAATTGACCATCAGTGGAGCTCCATGTACTGTCATCAGCACCTCACTCCAGTGTGATCTTAATGAGACTCCATGGTGCCAGTTCAGCTAA
- the lman2 gene encoding vesicular integral-membrane protein VIP36 isoform X2: MPVCHRILLLLCLLNFSSVYSDITDGNAEHLKREHSLIKPYQGVGTSPSSQWDFWGSTLVTSQYVRLTPDERSKQGSIWNTVPCYLKDWEMHVQFKIHGSGKKNLHGDGFAIWYTKERLHPGPVFGSNAHFHGLVIFIDTYPNDEAPDRSFPYISAMVSNGSLPYDHGRDGRSTELGGCSAEVRNKDHDTYLAIRYSKGRLTIMVDVDDRNDWKECIDIGGVRLPTGYYFGASAATGDLSDNHDIISMKMYQLMVEHTPEEDNQDWTKIEPSVSLLKSPKDNVDDPTGNFRSTPLTGWKVFLLLLCALLGIVVCAVVGAVVFQKRQERNKRFY; this comes from the exons ATGCCCGTGTGTCACAGGATACTCTTACTTTTATGCTTACTTAATTTCTCGTCCGTATATTCAGATATAACAGACGGGAATGCGGAGCACTTAAAGCGAGAGCACTCGCTCATTAAACCATATCAGG GTGTTGGAACAAGTCCCTCAAGTCAGTGGGATTTTTGGGGGAGTACATTAGTTACCAGCCAGTATGTGCGGCTGACTCCGGATGAGCGGAGTAAACAAGGATCCATCTGGAATACAGTG CCATGCTATTTAAAGGATTGGGAAATGCATGTGCAATTTAAAATTCATGGATCAGgaaagaaaaatcttcatgGGGATGGCTTTGCTATATGGTATACAAAAGAGAGACTACATCCTG GCCCCGTGTTTGGGAGTAATGCCCATTTCCATGGGTTGGTCATTTTTATAGACACATATCCTAACGATGAAGCACCGGAT CGCtctttcccctatatttctgcAATGGTCAGTAATGGTTCCCTGCCGTATGACCATGGGAGAGATGGACGATCCACTGAATTGGGGGGTTGCTCGGCTGAAGTCAGAAATAAAGACCATGACACCTACCTGGCTATTCGATACTCAAAAGGCAGACTCACG ATTATGGTAGATGTGGATGACAGGAATGATTGGAAAGAGTGTATTGATATCGGAGGTGTCCGCCTCCCTACAGGCTACTATTTTGGGGCCTCTGCAGCTACAGGAGATCTGTCTG ACAACCATGACATCATCTCTATGAAAATGTACCAGCTGATGGTAGAACATACTCCTGAAGAGGACAACCAGGACTGGACAAAGATTGAACCTAGTGTCAGTCTCCTCAAGTCCCCTAAAG ACAACGTTGATGATCCAACGGGTAATTTCCGAAGCACACCTCTCACTGGCTGGAAGGTCTTCCTACTTCTGTTATGTGCTTTGCTTGGAATTGTGGTTTGTGCAGTTGTGGGTGCAGTGGTCTTTCAGAAACGACAGGAGAGAAACAAGAGGTTCTACTAA
- the pld7 gene encoding 5'-3' exonuclease PLD3 isoform X2 yields the protein MDPEDVHFRSADHLTGEEEKQKTTSERKEDGEESRKAGRPPMSRIPTFQSSLPRKRVPVQNAESSPKTDESSQPGQKERAGSIEAGRVKMSASGGRETALPIPSARLQTSNADAFSQGDISDHPPSHLALKSDQSLDQTPEITMDSDQFKSPLVRPPLRNVQGNLVTSDVVTDLVSEFETATGETLIEDEHMSFIDDMSSCSSVDDQDTSDQLLGEDFESGSVKETVYQSDGIEEKMNDVKQRSVPDKVDACMVGAEDKQAKIEKPSVSTNSEKCLKETPKTTKAADTTHAKHSKTKMYTPSKTKGGGFAVFFLLPSILLLLGGFGLHIWHYGIPKSMSHLMSQMELHWLEPFWMPQETCTSDCRLSLVESVPEGVSFPSESAHLSSISDAWSNLLNTANNSVHIAAFYFTLRDSDLGLTEPSSVLGQKVLDQLKQLEPKGIKLKIAVNAPQPYIADTEELAATGAEVRGVDLQSVTGGILHTKLWVVDKKHMYLGSANMDWRSLTQVKEVGVSVQDCSCLAQDASRIFDLYWDVGAQKNESLPPFWPGRFSALSSSKYPLAVKFNGVPARVYLSSSPPALSSYGRSDDLSSILSVIADAKKFIYVSVMDYLPLSQFTEPIRFWPAIDSALREAACARGVEVKLLVSCWSHSPGAMFIFLQSLSVLNKPPLSCNIYTKVFEVPSTREQQRIPFARVNHAKYMVTDRVVYIGTSNWSENYFTQTAGVGLVVNQTGSAVEKGQQTVQNQLQNIFQRDWHSQYAQTLSDVHADHCSGIKLT from the exons ATGGACCCTGAAGATGTACATTTTAGATCAGCAGATCATTTGACGGGTGAGGAAGAGAAACAGAAGACGACATCTGAGAGGAAAGAGGATGGAGAGGAATCACGCAAAGCAGGAAGACCACCAATGTCCCGAATTCCTACCTTTCAAAGCTCCTTGCCCCGCAAGCGAGTTCCCGTCCAGAATGCAGAGTCATCACCAAAGACCGATGAATCCAGCCAGCCGGGCCAAAAAGAGAGAGCAGGCTCTATCGAGGCTGGACGAGTGAAAATGTCAGCGTCTGGTGGGAGAGAAACAGCATTGCCCATCCCATCAGCTCGGTTGCAGACAAGCAATGCGGATGCTTTCTCTCAAGGTGATATTTCAGATCACCCCCCCAGTCATTTAGCTTTAAAAAGTGATCAATCCCTTGATCAAACACCTGAGATTACAATGGACTCTGATCAGTTTAAATCACCACTGGTGCGGCCCCCACTCAGGAATGTTCAGGGGAACCTGGTAACCTCTGATGTCGTCACAGATCTTGTTTCTGAATTTGAGACCGCAACTGGAGAGACCCTCATTGAAGATGAACATATGTCATTCATAGATGATATGAGCTCATGCTCCTCTGTTGATGATCAAGACACTTCTGATCAACTTTTGGGAGAGGACTTTGAAAGTGGAAGTGTGAAAGAGACAGTTTACCAATCAGACGGGATAGAAGAAAAGATGAATGATGTGAAACAGCGCTCTGTTCCTGATAAGGTTGATGCATGCATGGTTGGTGCTGAGGATAAACAGGCTAAGATAGAGAAACCGTCTGTTAGTACAAACTCAGAAAAATGCTTGAAAGAAACACCAAAGACAACCAAAGCTGCAGATACTACTCATGCAAAACACAGCAAGACCAAAATGTACACACCCTCAAAG ACGAAAGGTGGGGgctttgctgttttttttcttctgcCCTCCATTCTTCTCCTTTTGGGCGGATTCGGGCTGCACATCTGGCATTATGGAATCCCTAAGTCAATGTCACATCTTATGTCACAAATGGAGCTGCACTGGCTGGAGCCTTTTTGGATGCCTCAAGAGACATGCACCTCTGATTGTAG GCTTTCTCTTGTTGAGAGTGTCCCCGAGGGCGTGTCGTTCCCTTCTGAGTCGGCGCACCTGTCAAGCATCTCAGATGCTTGGTCTAACTTACTAAACACTGCAAACAACTCTGTCCACATCGCTGCTTTCTATTTCACCCTCCGAGACTCAGACCTAGGTCTTACAGAGCCTTCATCTGTGCTG GGCCAAAAAGTGCTTGACCAACTGAAGCAGCTGGAACCAAAGGGAATAAAGTTGAAGATTGCTGTAAACGCTCCTCAGCCATATATTGCAGACACCGAGGAACTGGCAGCAACAG GGGCTGAAGTCAGGGGTGTTGACCTACAGAGTGTCACTGGGGGCATTTTGCACACCAAACTATGGGTTGTGGATAAGAAACACATGTATTTAGGGAGTGCTAACATGGACTGGCGATCCCTTACCCAG GTCAAAGAGGTTGGAGTATCTGTGCAAGACTGTAGCTGTTTGGCTCAAGACGCCTCACGGATATTTGACCTTTACTGGGATGTTGGAGCTCAGAAGAATGAATCTCTACCTCCTTTCTGGCCGGGCCGGTTTTCTGCCCTCTCCAGTTCTAAGTACCCATTAGCTGTTAAATTCAACGGTGTCCCTGCACGTGTTTATTTGTCT AGTTCCCCTCCTGCTTTATCATCTTATGGGCGTTCTGATGATCTCTCAAGTATCCTGTCGGTAATAGCTGATGCTAAAAAGTTCATCTATGTGTCTGTGATGGATTATCTTCCCCTGTCCCAGTTCACAGAGCCCATTCG GTTTTGGCCTGCCATTGATTCAGCACTTCGTGAGGCTGCTTGTGCTCGAGGTGTTGAAGTAAAGCTGCTGGTCAGTTGTTGGAGTCATTCTCCTGGTGCCATGTTCATCTTCCTCCAGTCTTTATCAGTCCTCAACAAGCCCCCGCTAAGCTGCAACATTTATACC AAAGTTTTTGAGGTGCCTTCAACGCGAGAGCAGCAGAGGATTCCATTTGCTCGTGTCAACCACGCCAAATACATGGTGACTGATAGAGTTGTTTACATTG GAACCTCCAACTGGTCCGAGAATTATTTCACCCAGACGGCAGGGGTTGGGCTTGTTGTGAATCAGACAGGCTCTGCAGTAGAGAAGGGCCAACAAACCGTTCAGAACCAATTACAGAATATTTTCCAGAGAGACTGGCATTCACAGTACGCCCAAACCCTCAGCGATGTTCATGCAGATCATTGTAGTGGAATAAAGCTTACATAA